gtccgtctgtccgttaacacgataacttgagtaaattttgaggtttcttgatgaaatttggtatgtagattcctgggcactcatctcagatcactatttaaaatgaacgatatcggacaataaccacgcccactttttcgttatcgaaaatttcgaaaaatcgaaaaagtgcgataattcattaccaaatactcattaagcgatgaaacttggtaggtgagttgagcttatgacgcagaatagaaaactagtaaaattttggacaatgggcgtggcaccgcctacttttaaatgaaggtaatttagaagttttgcacgctgtaatttcgcagtcgttggagatatcatgatgaaatttggcaggaacgttactcttattactttatgtctgcttaataaaaattagcaaaatcggagaacgaccacgcccactttttaaaaaaattgtttttaaattcaaattttaaaagaaaagttaatatctttacagcatataagtaaattatgccaacattcaactccagtaatgatatggtgcaacaaaatacaaaaataaaagaaaatttcaaaatgggcgtggctccgcctaggatgcttttaatgccataagtcgaacaaaaactaaccaatccttgtgaaatttggtagaggcttagctcctaggatgataactgttttctgtgaaaaagggcgaaatcggttgaagccacgcccagtttttatacacagtcgaccgtctgtccttccgctcggccgttaacacgattacttgagcaaaaatcgatatatctttactaaacccagttcacgtacttatctgaacttactttgtattggtgtaaaaaatggccgaaatccgactatgacacgcccactttttcgatatcgaaaattacgaaaaatgaaaaaaatgccataattatataccaaatacgaaaaaaggaatgaaacatggtaattgtattggtctattgacgcaaaatataactttgatacccatatcctggtccacgtttatggcgatatctcgaaaaggcgtccacatatagaactaaggcccactcctttttaaaatactcattaacacctttcatttgatacccatatcgtaaaaacaaattctagagtcacccctggtccaccttcatgtcgatatctcgaaaaggcgtccacctatagaactaaggcccacgcctttgtaaaatacacattaacacctttcatttgatacccatatcgtacaaagaattctagagtcacccctggcccacctttatggcgatatctcgaaaagacatccacctatagaactaaggcccactcccttttaaaatactcattaacaccttacatttgatacccatatcgtacacaaaaattctagagtcacccctggcccacctttatggcgatatctcgaaagggcatccacctatagaactaaggccaactcccttttaaaatactcattaacacctttcatttgatacccatatcttacaaactaattctagagtcacccctggtccacctttatggcgatatctcgaaaaggcgtccacctatagaactaaggcccacgcccttttaatatactccttaacacctttcatttgatacccatatcgtacaaacaaattctagagtcacccctggtccacctttatggcgatatctcgaaaaggcgtctacctatagaactaaggcccacacccttttaaaatactcattagcacctttcatttgatacccatattgtacaaacgcattctagagtcacccctggtctacctttatggatatatctcgaaaaggcgtccacctatagaactaagacccactcccttttaaaatactcattaacacctttcaattgatacccatatcgtacacaaaaattctagagtcacccctggcccacctttatggagatatctcgaaagggcatccacctatagaactaaggcccacactcttttaaaatactcattagcacctttcatttgatacccatatcgtacaaacaaattctagagtcacccctggtccacctttatggcgatatctcgaaaaggcgtccacctatagaactaaggcccacacccttttaaaatactcattagcacctttcatttgatacccatatcgtacaaacaaattctagagtcacccctggtccacctttatggcgatatctcgaaaaggcgtcctcctatagaactaaggcccacgccattttaaaatactcattaacacctttcatttgatacccatatcgtacacaaaaattctagagtcacccctggcccacctttatggcgatatctcgaaagggcatccacctatagaactaaggcacactcccttttaaaatattcattaacagctttcatttgatacccatatcgtacacaaaaattctagagtcacccctggcccacctttatggagatatctcgaaagggcatccacctatagaactaaggcccacacccttttaaaatactcattagcacctttcatttgatacccatatcgtacaaacaaattctagagtcacccctggtctacctttatggagatatctcgaaaaggcgtccacctatagaactaagacccacgcccttttaaaatactcattagcacctttcatttgatacccatatcgtacacaaaaattctagagtcacccctggcccacctttatggcgatatctcgaaaaggcgtccacctatagaactaagacccactcccttttaaaatactcattaacacctttcatttgatacccatatcgtacacaaaaattctagagtcacccctggcccacctttatggagatatctcgaaagggcatccacctatagaactaaggcccacacccttttaaaatactcattagcacctttcatttgatacccatatcgtacaaacaaattctagagtcacccctggtctacctttatggagatatctcgaaaaggcgtccacctatagaactaagacccacgcccttttaaaatactcattagcacctttcatttgatacccatatcgtacacaaaaattctagagtcacccctggcccacctttatggcgatatcgaatttacaaaaaaatttttctattaattataaacaaatagagtaatatttgttaacaaaaataggcctatgcactgcggctgatcaatacgaatcgattcatataacttttatatgattttacgtatgctaaatatgcgaaacagcctgtcaattgattgtatggaaattttgttagcgtattaatatatagatggtgggtaatatactgcctatgcaagacggccgctatgatgccggttgccgctctgacctaaaatcaaaaaagctttttgggacatttttttgtttcgtaattagcataaaaggcaatataaaaaatgtaatgttatatttttgtaactttttcttttttgttcagtataagacgtactttatctaaagtgaggattaaatctgcaaatgcaacaacattttcgagcaaatttgtcattaattgttataaataaattagttttaacaaaagttaactcattatttgtgatttcatgtttttttgaaaacaactaaaataaaaaacaaggaatttaaataaagacttatgtatttccgtgtaggtaaaatttgccacaaaaaatgggccggtcaaaaattaattctatttaagtttttttggtatgctacaaattattttggaacaattttttaggattttggtagaggctattataggtaagcggcaaaaatgggaaaccatatttgtatgcaggtgaaacatttgtgccttcgaatttagcggggatacataaaattttaaattcacattaaacacttagataattgttcccaaagacggcgcgcttgtgcataaaggtttaggtctttgaaattcgcattagcaaacttagataattgttcccaaagatggcgcgcttgtgcacgataatgatttacgatatttgtatgaatttttcgaatttacaaaaaactttctattaattataaacaaatagagtaatatttgttaacaaaaataggcctatgcactgcggctgaccaatacgaatcgattcatataacttttatatgattttacgtatgctaagtatgcgaaacagcctgtcaattgattgtatggaaattttgttagcgtattaatatatagataactttgcgcgatatacctccgagcaGATTAAGATCAAGCTTTTCCTAAAATTTGTGTTGATTTTTCACTTTTCTAAGAATTGGCAGAcgcagtggtgtggtggtagcgcgtCCCGCCAACCATACAGAAGATCCTCGGTTCGATCCGCGgacaaagctacatcaaaaattagaagcaattttttttttttttcaatttaaaaaaagtttttctgaccgtgctcctcatggaacttgggggtggtgaTGGAcgggatggcctgaaagtttaatgtggcgacataaatcgttcccgagatggtcgggctagcaccttaatggtgctgtggtaccggatctgtatccggcaaagaaccatcacatcgataacactccccaaagccttcggggagcaaccttatcgctacaacaacaacaggtgtacaatgttaaagttaaaacagacattttttcccgccttcggattattaatactgaggtcgaAACCACATTTTTGGTCGTGTATTAGCAGTCAACTCCTGTTTTAAATTATTACGCAAGTGATTTATTTGGAAGAACGCATTTGAGTCCAATGTAAATGTAGTATAACCCTGTAAACAACCATGCTTTTGGCTTTGCCTCATGATTCAATGACAGACATATATAATAtgctaccaaagatacttgtctactacaatttcaatgaaggggattgaattattcccccttttccttacttcgtaaaagcaacccgtctagatttttcaatttgagagtgtcaaagatctgtcaccATTGAAGAACAaccctctagtaattgaatcatggcttTGCCTCACCTGACGAAGTTATCGATAACTCATCACATTTGATTTTCAGACTGAAATTTGATTTCCCTTCAGAAAGGTTAAAACACAGCTTTGATTGAatagttataaaaaaaacttaactCCTACAATTTCCAGCTATGTTAAAGCTGGTGGCACAACAATTACGCCAGCAAGTGTGGCAGGTTTCCCGTATCAGTACAGTCAATCATACTAAGGTTACATCATGTGCACCCAGCGGCTCGCAAGAACAGCGAGCAGCGAAAACCTCGGCTATAGAAATAACCAAAGCTCTTGAAAATTGGCCTGAAAAGTTACGCAAAGCTGGTGTTGGGGGTATTGATTTCAATCTAAAATGTTTTGTAGCGCATGTGTTGAAACGAAAATTTGTAAGTAGTATGTGACAAAACGGAATGAGAAGCTAGTTCTTTCACCTAATTGCAGAACACCCTCAAAAATTACAATGATTTGCGCTTCACCGAAAGGCAACTACAGGAATTTGAACGTTTGTGTGAAGCACGTTGTGCACGTATGCCACTTCAGTATATACTCGGCGAATGGGACTTTTTGGATTTGACGCTAAAAATGTCACCATCTGTATTCATTCCAAGGCCTGAAACAGAGGAATTCGTCACAAAAATAATCGAAGCTTATCGTGATGTTAAACAGCCAATTAATATGTTCGAATTCGGTTGTGGCTCTGGTGCTATGTCTCTGTCGATTTTACATGCATTACCTAATGTACGTAGTACAGCCATTGATTGTGGCAGTGCCGCTACAGGATTGGCACGCGAAAATGCTAAAATATTAGGCTTAGATAATCGGTTCACTGTTTATCATCACACCATGGAAGAGGATAGATATGTGCCAGGGGAATTAATAAATGAAACATATGATTTAATAATAGGTAATCCACCTTATGTTAAGTCTGAAGAATTTCCACTGCTGCAACCGGAAGTAATAATGTGAGTGGTTTGAAAGGTTCATGTATAAAAAAACgttgaaataatattttatctACTTCTTTTGCAGCTATGAAAATTTGAAAGCTTTAGATGGTGGCCCGGATGGTTTGCGTGTTGCTCGTTTAGTTTTCAATTTTGCCTGTGAGAATttaagaccaggtggaaaattatGGTTGGAATTGGGTGAAGATCATCCACCAATGGTACAAACTATTATGGAGACCCGGTACGAAGGATGTTTACGTTTTATTGCTGGCTACAAAGATCAATGCAAACGCAATCGATTTGTAGAAATTGAGAAGATCAAACCTTAAATAGTGATAATAGTATGTGATAAATTGACATATGTGAAATTTGCACATTAAATGCATTTCATGAGGCTTAAGAAGCTAATTTACCTGACATTGAAATACATAAATAATATTTATGTAGATTAGCACTATACCTCCGCCCAGTAATATACAATATTAGAAACATGTATAATATTTGCATGCATTTAACGCTTATTAGAATTTAAGgttcattttaaaataaactcTGTTAAATAGTTGAAAGCATCTTAACTtgcattaataattattttcatGTGAGGTTGGTGGCAACCGTCCTATATATAAGGTATGTATGTCCAAGGGTGAGCGCAAATCGGCTTATTATttatttcttaacatttttttattgaatatagTTGAAATGggattgtaaaatttgttcaagATAGGAAAATAATGCCGATAAACCGTAACAATGGGAATTCATAAACTAGTTTTTTAACCATAACGCAAAAGCCGCCACAACTATAATATTCAAGCTTATTAAGAGGTTCCAAATAAATACACATAAACAAAGTGTGATCACATTTCTTTATGAAATGAGTTTTAAAAGATCATCGCATAAGATTTTGCACATTGTTGAGTTCAGTATGAAAATGTATGAAATGGTCGTAGGCCAACACCCCGTTGTAGTTCCCTTTTAGATTTCCAtttcgataaagacactccctgaatGTTTTatagacgcttcccaaggcagtcggttctatgtaccggagcgactcgggatttttcccgaccaaggactgtcatttcagtgtaaccccatttaatttgtttcgtccctcccacaaattgtcatcctcccagcagctccttgcagcaggactgctccatattctcttgctccgggaaggtatcgaatccaatccgggtccgtctcctgacctcggtcctgagaaatggttttgctgcatctgccggaaaagaatctttttaggacggtcatactctgttcagtgtgtctcgtgtaagggatggttgcatcggacaggttgttctgggcttgatcccaaaacccgacgtccacgtaacttttataaatcttttgtggctccttgctgttcacgcccaagggcgtcccgtagtctacgtctaagcgcccccccattaccttccagcagccccgctgctcagcaagccacaacaagtacccgctgctgctcgcgccttacggcgccaacaactcaaacagctgctaccactcataactacaatcttcgtagtagagtcggaagcaatgctgagcaacagcccctgcccccgtcttctcccccccctcttttccggcagcaatcgtgtaggtcagggaaacagactcttagtccctacctccgtttgcaccgttttccagcacagaatatatatgtttgcgacatccgcccaatgcagctcctgcctcgggtggtgccactttcctagatgttctggtctccgcgacggcaacccctcggcgggtttcatcgcgccatgttgccaggtcgcaaacccaaatcatccgggtaccccaatgcttgcccaaggacgcccagtcccagggccacaacagcaattgcgtcctggccttcctgaacccaggcgtagtcacccgtcacttacccccagagtg
The DNA window shown above is from Eurosta solidaginis isolate ZX-2024a chromosome 2, ASM4086904v1, whole genome shotgun sequence and carries:
- the HemK1 gene encoding MTRF1L release factor glutamine methyltransferase translates to MLKLVAQQLRQQVWQVSRISTVNHTKVTSCAPSGSQEQRAAKTSAIEITKALENWPEKLRKAGVGGIDFNLKCFVAHVLKRKFNTLKNYNDLRFTERQLQEFERLCEARCARMPLQYILGEWDFLDLTLKMSPSVFIPRPETEEFVTKIIEAYRDVKQPINMFEFGCGSGAMSLSILHALPNVRSTAIDCGSAATGLARENAKILGLDNRFTVYHHTMEEDRYVPGELINETYDLIIGNPPYVKSEEFPLLQPEVIIYENLKALDGGPDGLRVARLVFNFACENLRPGGKLWLELGEDHPPMVQTIMETRYEGCLRFIAGYKDQCKRNRFVEIEKIKP